The Marivirga salinae DNA window CCATTCACTGCGCAATTTGTAGCAATTATAGGTTTAACATCATCTGAAAAACTGATGTTGGTACTAATTTCTATACCTGATAATTCAGCTTCACAACCGTTAGCATCACGTGCTAAAATAGTGTATTCACCACTTGATAAGCCTGTAAACTCAGGAGTACCTTGAGGTTCAGCACCATTAATTAAATATTCTATAGGCTCAACTCCATCTTCTTGGCTTATTAAAATAGTACCTGTATTGTCACCACATTCAGATTCACTTTTTTCAATTAACGAAATTTGAATGCCATCTTCATTTTCAATGCTTACTTCAATTGGTTCGCTGACACATTGTGTGTTTTGATCAATTGCTTGAACAGTATAATTTCCAGCTCCTAATTCTGTAAACACATTATTTTCAGCAAAATCACCATCATTTAATCGATATAAGTATTGATCAGTACCATTTACACTGGCAACAATTTCACCTGAAGAAGTGGCACAAGCAGTATTTTGAACTGATTCAACTACAAGCTCGAATGATTCACACTCGATTTCAGGTTGTGCAATTCTTTCATATTCACAACCATAAATAAAGATCAGCAGTGATGAAATGATGAGTATTATATTAGATTTTTTATTCATAGAAATTTATTTCAGATTAATCATAATCTACCTACGCATTTACTTATTGAATTGGATTAATAAAATAACTAGTCATACAATATCCTTTAGTTAATCATTTTTTATGCCTCACCCTTCTTCTCATCCAAAGGCAGGCCAGCCTTTGGATGAGAAGAAGGCCTTACCTAAACGACATTGACTAGTCAATATATAAAAGAATTTGTTCTGAAAATAATTATAAACATATAAATAAAATATAACTCGAATAACAGCCTCTCCCTTATTACTAAATTTTTAAAACATTTTGATCAAACATAATATTCTAATAACCATGAACTTAAATAGCTATATTAAATGTAGTTTGATAATAATCTGAAAGAAATTCATACTTCATGAAATCTGGATTTCAATAAGGTGCGTAAATCAATTCGAAATCAAAAACATAAAAACGATGATAATTAAAAAACAAAACTTAAAAGCTTTAATGAAAAGCACACTGCTAGCAATAGCAGCATCAAGCTTGGTATTTACGGCTTGTGATCCCGAAGAAGAGATGACCCCAGAAATGCCGACTGGATCAATTTCTGTATCAGATCAAACTTTGGATGGAAATACAATAATTGTTGATAATGTAACGCTCAACAAAGCAGGTTGGGTTGTAGTACATGCATCTAATGCAGCTGGTGATGGTCCACAAGTACCAGAAATAATATCTGAGCCATTATTAGTTGAAGAGGGAATGAACAATGATGTTGAAGTTACATTGACGAACCCAGATGATATTGAAGATGGAGATCAAGTTTGGGTAATGCTACATACGGATGATGGAGAAACGGGTGTTTATGAATTTGATGGCTCAAACGGATTGGATGGTCCAATTTTGAATGATGACGAATCTATTGTTGTTAGTCCATTGACTTTAACAATTGACACACCAATGCCAATGGGAATGTTAACGGTTTCTGACCAAACACTTTCTCAAAACATGGTGAAAATAGAAAATGTAAATCTTGACCAAAATGGTTGGATTGTAGTACATGCAAGCAATGAATCAGGTGATGGGCCACAAGTGCCTGAAATCATCTCAGAGCCATTATTAGTGGAAGCTGGAGAGCAAAATAATTTAATGGTTGCATTATCTGATGGAGTAGAACTTTCTGATGGAGATCAATTGTGGATAATGCTTCATACTGACACTGGTGAGGCAGGAATTTATGAATTTGATGGGGCAAATGGATTTGACGGTCCTATTTTAGACAGTGAAGGCAATATTGTAGTAACTCCAATCACAGTTTCTGCGGCATCCATAACTGCAAGTAATCAAGTAGTTAATGAAAACTCGGTAGTAATTGATGAAATAAATGCTGCTGTTGATGGATGGATCGTAATTCATGCGGATAATGAAGGCGCGCCTGGTGCGGTTCTAGGACAATCTTTTGTAGAAGCTGGAATAAATGAAAATGTTTCTATCGATTTAGGTGATGCAGTGTTTGCAGGAGGTGAAGTGCTATTTCCAATGTTACATATTGAAAGTCCAGCGGATGGAGAATATGGATTCCCTGACAATGGTGATGGGCCAGAAGTATTTGGTGAAGATGTAGTAGTAGTAAGTATGGAAACAATTGCACCTACTGGTTCAATTACAGTTGAAGACCAAGCTGTAGACGCAAATACAATAACTGTTAGTGATTTGACAGTAGATGCAACATCTTGGGTAGTAGTACATGCAAGTAACGAAGCTGGAGATGGTCCGCAAGTTCCAGAAATTATCTCTACTCCAGTACAATTGGAAGCAGGTTCAAATAGCAATGTAGAAATAACATTAACTGAGCCAGTTGCAGGAGATGATGTTTTATATGTAATGATTCACACAGATAATGGTACTATAGGTGAATATGAATTTGACGGTGCAAATGGTTTTGACGGACCTGTTGTAACAGAATCCTTTACTGCCACCCCACCTCAAGCAAATATATTTGTTGCAGCTGAACAAGCAATTGATGCTAAAACGATTACAGCTGATGAGATTTCAGTCAATGCTACGTCATGGGTAGTTGTACATGCAGGTGATGGAAATGGTAACCCTATTGTACCAGGTATCATTTCAAATCCTGTTCAAATTGAACCAGGTACTAATGAAGATGTTATTTTAGAATTGACTGAAGAAGTTTCAGTAGGTGACAACTTATTTGTAATGGTACATACTGACAATGGTGTAATTGGAGAATATGAATTTGATGGTGCAAACGGATTAGATGGTCCTGTTAATACAGTAATGACTACAGTTCGCAATCCTTCTGTATTGATTACAGTAAATGATCAAATAATCCAAGGGAACACGATTACTGCTGAAGTATTGTCAGTTGATGTAACAAGTTGGGTTGTAGTACATGCCAGCAATGCTGCTGGAGATGGACCACAAGTCCCGGAAATTATTTCTGAACCGCTTCAATTATTGCCAGGAAATAATACTGATACTGAGATTACATTAACAGAAACAGTGGATGCAAATTCTACTATCTATGTTATGGTTCATAATGATAATGGTGTAATAGGAGAATATGAATTTGATGGTGCAAACGGATTAGATGGCCCACTTTCAACTCAATCTATAGTTACTCAAGCACCAACTGGCTCATTTACTGCAAATGATCAAACTTTAACTAATGGAAATGTAATTGTTGAAAGTATCACAGTAGGTCAGCCATCTTGGGTAGTGATTCACAGAGATAATGGAGCAGGCTCATTTGAAGCACCCGGTATCATTTCAGAACCGGTGGCTTTAGAAGCAGGAACTTCAACAGATGTTGAGATTTCTTTTGCTGATGGTGAAACTGTTGCTGACGGTGAAACTATTTGGATCATGTTGCACAATGACAATGGAGTTGTAGGTAGTTATGAGTTTGATGGTGCCAATGGCTTAGACAATCCAATCACTTTCTCATCCATTGTAGTATCAGAAGCAAACGCAATCAATTATGATGTGACTAATGATGGAGCAAGTGCTTACTTATTCTCAGGAAATGGATTAACTAATTCATCAAACCCTGATATTACGCTTGTGAGAGGTGAAACTTATACTTTCACTGTAAACGCTTCAGGACATCCATTCTACATAAATGATACACAAGGAACCGGAACAGCTAATGCTTATAATAATGGAGTAAGTAATAATGGAGCTCAATCAGGAACTGTGACTTTTACAGTTCCTAATGATGCACCTAGCACATTATTCTATAATTGTGAATTTCATGGGTCAATGACTGGCACTATAACAATTACCGATTAAGAACAATTCTAAGTTTGTTTAGGATAAAGTTAAAATGCCCTTAATGAAAGGATATTTTATCAAGTTTAGCCAAAACAAATTTAAACCTATTTTCATAGTAGTTTAACGGTTTAAAAGCGACTCAAATGAGTCGCTTTTTTTATTAAAAACTAATGATGCTTGAGAATACAATAACTAATGCCAAATTGCCTAAAATAATGGCTAATGTTTCGAGTATAATTCCAAAATAGTAGAATACTCCAACTATAATGGCTAATAAAATTATAATGGTTTTATCAGCAGTCCTCCTATTGGCTTGCATAGTGATTTATCTCAATAAATTTAATCAATCGAAGAACTAAGGGTATAACTTATGGTATTAAGGAATTATCTCCAACTTTTCCATTATTCAATTATTGGTGAGTCAAAAGTTCAACCGCTTTTTTCATAGCGTTCAGTTGTTGTTTTTGCTCATAAATATGGGCAGGTGCAGCTCTTTCCTGGCAATCATAAAGCGGGCAAGTCTCGCAAGTTTCATTGACAATTCTAATAGGGATTACAGGATCACTGTAAAATTTCACTTTGCGTTTCATAGCTGGAGTGATTAACAAACCAATAGACACACTGCTATTCTGACCAATGTTTTTATTACTTGGCTTAGCCAAACTGATAATCAAATATTCATTATCAGAATTGACATATTGACTGCGCTGTACTTTGCACTTTACTTTATCTTGCCCATCCCCTGCTTGACTTCTTAATTCTTTTAGAATTTCAATAGACGCCCATCTTCGGCAGTAGTGTTGATCTAGTGCAGTTCCATGAGGATTATGCAGACCTGAAAGGTGCATTTCCTTTGTCAGTTTGAATGTTTCTTCATTGGATGTGCTAAAACGCAGAAAGAATAATTCCTTAATGCCAAAAACTTTGGGCAATAAATTGGTCATTCTATGCATCAGCATTTCAGGTGTGCATTGATATGTTTCTAGAATATCTAGTAACAAATTGGGATTAAACTTTGGCTCAGATAAAAAATTTTTCAAGTCTTCTACTATTGCTTTTTCAGGTAAAGCCAGTGCACAAGCAAAATATGAAGCTTTATAATTATTCAATACTTCTTCAAATGAGTTTACAGATATCCAGCTAGAAGTAAAAGGTCTAGGACTTAAACTTAAATTATGATATCCGAGCTCCTTTGCCATGGTAAAAAGCTTCTGTGATTCTGTTAATTTTGGATTCATCAATAGCTGTGGAGCATCTCCAGGTATGGTCATAGAACGCAGTGGCTTTAACTCTTGCTGATGTTCCAATCCATTTGGTAAAACCTGATAATTAAATTCTGAACTCAATATTTCCTGAAATTGCTGGAATGTATAAGGATATGAAATATCATTGAAGAATTGAGTTCTGAATGTCTCAACCGCTTCTTCAATACTTTCAAAATAATTATCGTGCATTTCCTGAAAAGAACGCAACATATTGAGATACAAACTTTCGACCCTCAATCCATAATTCCTACTAATTTCTATCAGAGTGCTTAAAAAAGCTCCCAATTTTGCGGGGGCATTACTTAGTAAATCCAATAAATGAGCAGGCTCAATTCCAAATAGCTCTAAGGGCAGTTCTTTAAAAAGGTTGGATTGCAATAATTCTCCCAAAGGAGCCAGTTTTTTACTTAATTGCAGGGAAACCAAATCATCAAAACTGACTTCCAATGTTTCTGAAAGTTTATTGATTTTCTCAATTTTAGGATATTTTTTACCCTTTTCTATTTCGTTTAGGTAAGAGGCTGACAAGCCTGTTTGCTTTGATAATTGTGCAAAAGACAAGCCTTTTTCTAAGCGTAACTGCCGCACTTTTAAACCAAAGATAAGTTTTACATTTTCTTGAGATATAGCCATTATTAGTTGTATTTATTGTTATTTCTTGTTCTCCTAAAAAGCGAAGAAACTTTTTTCAATTTTTTTTCAATGCCTTAATTACTCATTACTTCTTTTAAAGTCATTCGCAAATATAGCGAATAAAATCCAATAGCGAATATTCGCTTGTTATTTAATTTTCGCTAACCTACATTTGAAACATCAATCATCTTAAAAACTGATAATCAAATGGAAACTACGTCAGCACAATTAAAAAAATCGAAAAAGAAAAATGAAGACTTTAGCTTATTGACAGATGAAGCCATTTCATTCTTAAATAAACTGCATGAAAGGTTTAATGAAAAAAGATTTGAGCTATTAGGGAGAAGAGAACAAGTTTATGATCAAATCAAACAAGGTAAGGATTTAGATTTCCCGAAAAGCACCGAAGATGTCCGCAATGATCCTGATTGGAAAATTGCTCCTTTACCTAAAGACTTACAGGATAGAAAAGTAGAAATCACGGGTCCTGTAGATAGAAAAATGATTATTAATGCGCTAAACTCTGGAGCTAGAGTTTTTATGGCAGATTTTGAAGATTCTACAAGCCCTACTTGGAAAAACATAACCGAAGGGCAGCAAAATTTATATGATGCCATCAGAAAACAAATTGATTTTACAGCTGATAATGGCAAGGACTACAAGTTAAAAGATAAAACTGCGGTTCTAAAAGTTAGACCTAGAGGATGGCATTTATCGGAAAAGAACTTTTTAGTAGATGGTGAACCTATTTCTGCTTCACTATTTGATTTCGGATTATACTTCTTTCATAATGCTCATGAATTAATAAGAAATGGAAGCGGACCTTATTTCTACTTACCAAAATTGGAGCATAGATGCGAAGCCAGATTATGGAATGAGGTATTTGTATTTGCTCAAAATGAATTGGGAATCCCAATCGGCACTATAAAATCTACTGTATTAGTAGAAACCATCACAGCTGCTTTTCAGATGGAGGAAATTATCTATGAATTGAAAGACCATATGGCTGGTCTTAATGCAGGTAGATGGGATTACATTTTCAGTTTTATCAAGAAATTCAGAGATAGACCTGATTACATCTTACCAGATAGAAATCAAGTGACTATGCAAGTTCCCTTTATGAAGGCTTATGCCAATCTTTTGGTAAAAACTTGTCATAAAAGAGGTGCTCATGCAATTGGCGGTATGTCTGCTTTTATTCCAACTAAAGATGAAGAGCAAAATCAGAAAATATTCGATAAAGTTAGAAATGATAAAACAGAAGAAGCACTAGCAGGATACGATGGAAGTTGGGTAGCACATCCGGCATTAATTCCAGCAGTTGAAGCTGTATTCGATCAAATCATTGGAGATAAGCCTCACCAAAAACATATTTTAAAAGAAGATTTTAGCACTACGCCTTCTGCTTTAACTAGCCCAAATGTGATGTATGGAGAGGTTACTGAAAAAGGGGTTCGGATGAACATCAATGTAGCTTTATTGTATATCGAATCTTGGTTACAAGGAACAGGTGCAGCAGCCATCTATAATCTTATGGAAGATGCAGCCACTGCAGAAATCAGTAGAGCGCAATTATGGCAATGGTATCATCACCAAGTATCCTTTAAAAACGGAAAGATTTTTAATAGAGCCCTTTTCTGCATGCTATTAGAAGAAGAAACTGCAAAAGTAAAAGAAATGCTAGGTCAGGTAAGAGTGGAAACTGGAAAGTTGGCAATTGCCAGAGATCTTTTGAAAAACCTGGTGAAGAGCGAAGATTTTGAAGACTTCCTTACTCTTAAAGCATACCCACACATATAAATCAATTTCAAATCATACTATAAAATATAAACGACATGGATACTCAAGAAAAAATTCACCAAATAAAAACAGATTGGGAAACTAACCCAAGATGGAAAGATGTAGAACGTACATACACTGCTGAAGAAGTAGTGAAATTAGCAGGAACTGTGAAAATTGACCATAGTTTAGCCCGATTAGGTGCTGAAAGATTATGGGATTTATTAAAAAAAGAAGAATTTGTTTCTGGCTTAGGTGCTCTAACTGGAAACCAAGCCATACAAGAAGTTCAAGCTGGTTTAAAAGCCATTTACTTAAGTGGATGGCAAGTAGCAGCTGATGCTAACCTAGCTGGCCAAATGTACCCTGATCAGAGCTTATATCCTGCCGACAGTGTACCAAATGTTGTAAAGCGTATCAACAATGCCTTACTAAGAGCAGATCAAATTCAATCCGTAAGCGGAGAAGGTGATATTCATTGGATGGCTCCTATAGTAGCAGATGCTGAAGCAGGATTTGGAGGTAATTTGAATGCTTTTGAATTAATGAAAGGTATGATTGAAGCTGGAGCAGCTGGTGTTCATTTTGAAGATCAATTATCTTCAGCTAAGAAATGTGGTCACTTAGGCGGGAAAGTTTTAGTACCCACTCAGGAGGCAATCAATAAACTAATCTCAGCAAGACTTGCAACAGATGTGATGGGAGTTCCTACTATCATCATTGCAAGAACTGATGCTGATGCTGCTAATTTATTAACCTCGGATGTAGATGAAAGAGATCGTCAATTTCTAACTGGTGAAAGATCCGATGAAGGATTCTTTGGTGTGAAAAATGGATTGGAGCAGGCCATCAATAGAGGTCTTGCATATGCACCTTATGCTGATTTGGTATGGTGTGAAACCTCACATCCTGATTTGGGTGAAGCAAGGGAATTTGCTCAAGCGATAAAAGAAAAATATCCTGATAAAATGCTTGCTTATAACTGCTCACCATCATTCAACTGGGCCGCAAAACTAACTGAAAGTGAAATGTTGGAGTACCGCGAAAAACTAGCTGAAATGGGATATAAATTCCAGTTCATCACATTAGCTGGATTCCATGCTTTAAATACTGCGATGTTTGAATTGGCTACTGCTTACAAAAACAAAGGAATGGCCGGATACTCTGAATTGCAGGAAAGAGAATTTGCTTTACAGAAACAAGGTTTCAAAGCAGTAAAACACCAAGCTTTTGTGGGAACAGGCTATTTTGATGCCGTTCAAAATGCTGTTACACAAGGAAAATCTTCTACTACTGCCCTAAAAGGCTCAACTGAAGAAGCTCAATTTTAAAATATCGTTTCCGTAGTTTACACCGAAAGGTGTTTCATGTAAAAAAGGCTTCTGAAAGGAAGTCTTTTTTCATTATAACTCTCCTATTTCAGTCTCTTTCAAACTCCATTTAACATCTTAATTTTATTAATAAACCCATCAAGTTAATTAAACTCAGGTTAATACTTGAATATCTCATTTTGTGTAATTTGTCTGTTAGGCTCTTTTAAAGTTCATTTCTTAATTCGTGAATATTTAAGGTGACAGCAATGAAAATGAGACTACTTCGCTGCTGTTTCATTTTGAATGCAGACTTGCTTACCACCTCAAACATTACTCTCAATAATGCACAAATTCACATTTTATTCAACATAATGTAGTTGAAGTAGTATAATAACATAGACTAACCATAAACATTCATATGAGAAATTTAACTTTTAGAAACGGTGATATTTTACCCGCTTTAGGACTAGGAACCTGGAAATCAGAGACTGGAGAGGTTTATAAAGCAGTATTGGAAGCCATTAAGGTAGGTTACCGCCATATTGATTGCGCCTACATATATGGAAATGAAAAAGAAATCGGGGATGCTCTTCAAAAAGCTTTTAATGATGGTTTGTGCACTCGAAAAGAAATATTCATCACTTCTAAATTGTGGAACAATGCCCACTTGCCAGAAGATGTGGAACCTGCGCTTAAGCAAACTTTAAAAGACTTACAGTTAGATTACTTAGACCTATATCTAATGCACTGGCCGGTGGCTCAAAAGCCTGAATCACAATTCCCAGAATCAGGGGATGACTTTTTAGGACAAGACAATGCCCCTATTCAAAAGACCTGGAAAGCTATGGAAAAATTGGTAGACGCTGGGCTCACCAAACATATAGGTGTAGCAAATTTCAATATCACTAATCTGGAGAAATTAAGAGAAATTGCCACCATCAAACCTGAAATGAATCAGGTAGAGTTACATCCTAGATTGGTTCAAGAAGATTTGGTTACATTCTGCAAAAAGCATGACATTTTGATGACGGCTTATTCTCCTTTAGGTTCGAAAGATAGAGCCAGTCAAATGAAAAAGGATGATGAACCGGATTTATTTGAATTGGATGTTATTAAAAATATTGCAGATAAATACAATAAAACTCCAGCACAGATTTTAATTGCTTATGCCTTAAATCGTGGTATTTCAGTTATTCCAAAATCAACAAATCCTGGAAGAATAAAGCAAAACCTAGAAGCAGATAAGATAGATTTAAGCAGAGATGAAGTAGAAGCCATCAGCAAAGAAGATGAGAATTATCGTTTTGTAGATGGTAGCTTCTGGACACAGGACGGCTCTCCTTATACTATGGAAGATTTTTGGGGAAAGTGATTAATTAATAATTAGTAATTTTTTAATTAATAATTTAACCAGCCAACGGAAGTGGATTTCGTTGGCTGTTTTAGTTTATAGAGATACTATTCATTTAAAATAAAAAATTACCCTAGGGATTAAACCTTAATAAAAATCAATTATTGATTTACTGCTCCCCTCCTACCAGCTTCTTTCTTATTCACATAATCCTCTATCAATCAATATAAATGCGTGTAAAAGAATATGAAATAATATCCTTTTAGATTCATCTGGAAAGTTATAGCCTTAATCTTATGATTAATGGCATTAAACTAAACAATAATAAAATATTCATATATGAACCATTTAAATAAACAATTTATATTAAGTTTACGAGATTAAACAAAAAATCATTTCTATTAAAACCTAATTGTTCAAATTAATTTTTTTTTATGCGTATTAAAGCAATTGCGATACTTTTTATCGCTATAATTTTCAGTTCAAGCTGTGCAAGTATTCTAAACCCAAAGTATCAAAAAATAGAGATTCAAAAAGAGAAAGGGAGTAAAGTATTGGTGAATGGTGAGGATCCTAAATTAAAAAAAGGGCAAGTAGCCCTTGAAAGAAATAAAAAACCAAAACAAATAACCATCATTAAGGAAGGGAAAAAAGATGCTAACTTTGTAGTCAATAGTTATAAAAAAAGTCCACTTTACATCCTTTCATGGATACCATTTGGTATATATGGGACATTTTTGTTAGACAATTATCCAAGATCTTATAATTATGATAAGATTCTTACTGTTGGTAAACTCGAATCAGCTTTAATACTAAAACCTGAGGGAGCAAAAGATATTAAAATCAATACTGTCAGCTTAAATATAAAACCTGAAGATTATAAATACAGATCTATTAATGGATATAAAAGTTTTAAAAAGAAACCGAATAAGGTAGAGCTAGAGCCCTTCGATACTGATGAGGAGATCAAAATAGAAGAATCTATTTTTTCTCATAGTCTTAATGAATTACTTAAGAATAACGGATATATAGATACTACTAGAAATGTTCTGAAAAACAGCTTTTCTAATAACTTATATATAAATGCCAATGTAAATAAAGTTTCTATTCATGAAATATTTACGGGTTATAAAAACTCAGTATATAATAAAGGGTCTTTCTATTATGTAGATTTAAATATTGAATGGGAAATATTAGATATCTATAAAGAAACTATCTATACCCAAACAACTGAAGTAACCTCTGGTGAATTTGCTGCATTAGGTAAATCTGATTCAAAAGAAATTGATGCCTTAAGATTAGCCGTTGATGATGGTGTTGAATTAGGCCTGATCAAATTCATAAACTCAGAAAAAGTACAAGAAGCTTTAATGGACAAATCTTTTGAAGAAGAAAGCAATTCTTTCGAAGAATTAAGTAT harbors:
- the aceB gene encoding malate synthase A, which gives rise to METTSAQLKKSKKKNEDFSLLTDEAISFLNKLHERFNEKRFELLGRREQVYDQIKQGKDLDFPKSTEDVRNDPDWKIAPLPKDLQDRKVEITGPVDRKMIINALNSGARVFMADFEDSTSPTWKNITEGQQNLYDAIRKQIDFTADNGKDYKLKDKTAVLKVRPRGWHLSEKNFLVDGEPISASLFDFGLYFFHNAHELIRNGSGPYFYLPKLEHRCEARLWNEVFVFAQNELGIPIGTIKSTVLVETITAAFQMEEIIYELKDHMAGLNAGRWDYIFSFIKKFRDRPDYILPDRNQVTMQVPFMKAYANLLVKTCHKRGAHAIGGMSAFIPTKDEEQNQKIFDKVRNDKTEEALAGYDGSWVAHPALIPAVEAVFDQIIGDKPHQKHILKEDFSTTPSALTSPNVMYGEVTEKGVRMNINVALLYIESWLQGTGAAAIYNLMEDAATAEISRAQLWQWYHHQVSFKNGKIFNRALFCMLLEEETAKVKEMLGQVRVETGKLAIARDLLKNLVKSEDFEDFLTLKAYPHI
- a CDS encoding DUF2892 domain-containing protein; protein product: MQANRRTADKTIIILLAIIVGVFYYFGIILETLAIILGNLALVIVFSSIISF
- a CDS encoding cupredoxin domain-containing protein, with the translated sequence MIIKKQNLKALMKSTLLAIAASSLVFTACDPEEEMTPEMPTGSISVSDQTLDGNTIIVDNVTLNKAGWVVVHASNAAGDGPQVPEIISEPLLVEEGMNNDVEVTLTNPDDIEDGDQVWVMLHTDDGETGVYEFDGSNGLDGPILNDDESIVVSPLTLTIDTPMPMGMLTVSDQTLSQNMVKIENVNLDQNGWIVVHASNESGDGPQVPEIISEPLLVEAGEQNNLMVALSDGVELSDGDQLWIMLHTDTGEAGIYEFDGANGFDGPILDSEGNIVVTPITVSAASITASNQVVNENSVVIDEINAAVDGWIVIHADNEGAPGAVLGQSFVEAGINENVSIDLGDAVFAGGEVLFPMLHIESPADGEYGFPDNGDGPEVFGEDVVVVSMETIAPTGSITVEDQAVDANTITVSDLTVDATSWVVVHASNEAGDGPQVPEIISTPVQLEAGSNSNVEITLTEPVAGDDVLYVMIHTDNGTIGEYEFDGANGFDGPVVTESFTATPPQANIFVAAEQAIDAKTITADEISVNATSWVVVHAGDGNGNPIVPGIISNPVQIEPGTNEDVILELTEEVSVGDNLFVMVHTDNGVIGEYEFDGANGLDGPVNTVMTTVRNPSVLITVNDQIIQGNTITAEVLSVDVTSWVVVHASNAAGDGPQVPEIISEPLQLLPGNNTDTEITLTETVDANSTIYVMVHNDNGVIGEYEFDGANGLDGPLSTQSIVTQAPTGSFTANDQTLTNGNVIVESITVGQPSWVVIHRDNGAGSFEAPGIISEPVALEAGTSTDVEISFADGETVADGETIWIMLHNDNGVVGSYEFDGANGLDNPITFSSIVVSEANAINYDVTNDGASAYLFSGNGLTNSSNPDITLVRGETYTFTVNASGHPFYINDTQGTGTANAYNNGVSNNGAQSGTVTFTVPNDAPSTLFYNCEFHGSMTGTITITD
- a CDS encoding aldo/keto reductase yields the protein MRNLTFRNGDILPALGLGTWKSETGEVYKAVLEAIKVGYRHIDCAYIYGNEKEIGDALQKAFNDGLCTRKEIFITSKLWNNAHLPEDVEPALKQTLKDLQLDYLDLYLMHWPVAQKPESQFPESGDDFLGQDNAPIQKTWKAMEKLVDAGLTKHIGVANFNITNLEKLREIATIKPEMNQVELHPRLVQEDLVTFCKKHDILMTAYSPLGSKDRASQMKKDDEPDLFELDVIKNIADKYNKTPAQILIAYALNRGISVIPKSTNPGRIKQNLEADKIDLSRDEVEAISKEDENYRFVDGSFWTQDGSPYTMEDFWGK
- a CDS encoding S1C family serine protease, encoding MRIKAIAILFIAIIFSSSCASILNPKYQKIEIQKEKGSKVLVNGEDPKLKKGQVALERNKKPKQITIIKEGKKDANFVVNSYKKSPLYILSWIPFGIYGTFLLDNYPRSYNYDKILTVGKLESALILKPEGAKDIKINTVSLNIKPEDYKYRSINGYKSFKKKPNKVELEPFDTDEEIKIEESIFSHSLNELLKNNGYIDTTRNVLKNSFSNNLYINANVNKVSIHEIFTGYKNSVYNKGSFYYVDLNIEWEILDIYKETIYTQTTEVTSGEFAALGKSDSKEIDALRLAVDDGVELGLIKFINSEKVQEALMDKSFEEESNSFEELSIKNNNNYVSNLNEAVQSSVTIKHDKSHGSGFVIGSDGYILTNYHVINTANENSRVVFNDKSEYEFEVVRSSKLYDLALVKVEKTNLMPFKMNMDKNIPIATDIYAVGTPTAQDLSQTVSKGIISGLRDYVNGSKLIQTDASINGGNSGGALATKNGLVFGVVSAKLKGIGIEGVAFGIPAYEVTDKLKLNIN
- the aceA gene encoding isocitrate lyase — its product is MDTQEKIHQIKTDWETNPRWKDVERTYTAEEVVKLAGTVKIDHSLARLGAERLWDLLKKEEFVSGLGALTGNQAIQEVQAGLKAIYLSGWQVAADANLAGQMYPDQSLYPADSVPNVVKRINNALLRADQIQSVSGEGDIHWMAPIVADAEAGFGGNLNAFELMKGMIEAGAAGVHFEDQLSSAKKCGHLGGKVLVPTQEAINKLISARLATDVMGVPTIIIARTDADAANLLTSDVDERDRQFLTGERSDEGFFGVKNGLEQAINRGLAYAPYADLVWCETSHPDLGEAREFAQAIKEKYPDKMLAYNCSPSFNWAAKLTESEMLEYREKLAEMGYKFQFITLAGFHALNTAMFELATAYKNKGMAGYSELQEREFALQKQGFKAVKHQAFVGTGYFDAVQNAVTQGKSSTTALKGSTEEAQF
- a CDS encoding helix-turn-helix domain-containing protein, with amino-acid sequence MAISQENVKLIFGLKVRQLRLEKGLSFAQLSKQTGLSASYLNEIEKGKKYPKIEKINKLSETLEVSFDDLVSLQLSKKLAPLGELLQSNLFKELPLELFGIEPAHLLDLLSNAPAKLGAFLSTLIEISRNYGLRVESLYLNMLRSFQEMHDNYFESIEEAVETFRTQFFNDISYPYTFQQFQEILSSEFNYQVLPNGLEHQQELKPLRSMTIPGDAPQLLMNPKLTESQKLFTMAKELGYHNLSLSPRPFTSSWISVNSFEEVLNNYKASYFACALALPEKAIVEDLKNFLSEPKFNPNLLLDILETYQCTPEMLMHRMTNLLPKVFGIKELFFLRFSTSNEETFKLTKEMHLSGLHNPHGTALDQHYCRRWASIEILKELRSQAGDGQDKVKCKVQRSQYVNSDNEYLIISLAKPSNKNIGQNSSVSIGLLITPAMKRKVKFYSDPVIPIRIVNETCETCPLYDCQERAAPAHIYEQKQQLNAMKKAVELLTHQ
- a CDS encoding cytochrome c, producing MNKKSNIILIISSLLIFIYGCEYERIAQPEIECESFELVVESVQNTACATSSGEIVASVNGTDQYLYRLNDGDFAENNVFTELGAGNYTVQAIDQNTQCVSEPIEVSIENEDGIQISLIEKSESECGDNTGTILISQEDGVEPIEYLINGAEPQGTPEFTGLSSGEYTILARDANGCEAELSGIEISTNISFSDDVKPIIATNCAVNGCHNGTQSPNFTIDENIIQNASRIKNRTGSGTMPPAGRPDLTEEEIQAIACWVDGGALEN